The Paenibacillus uliginis N3/975 genome has a window encoding:
- a CDS encoding YpuI family protein, translating to MPADNLQNLCAETREKLKSAISIMETFLNEYALPQLVAEQDEETNHFYKGFLSDLRHLLTFSEVSFEKLGIVQRRPNFDAEFAEKELYHVYHRCVNSFFYPKNESYSEDGRYAYTGQDAIRFRKKPIRPARDVIMDITKIYEELRDDLNYYESDYLTERRMQAERKHA from the coding sequence ATGCCAGCAGACAATCTTCAGAATCTGTGCGCGGAGACAAGGGAGAAGCTCAAATCCGCTATAAGCATCATGGAAACGTTTTTGAATGAATACGCCTTGCCTCAATTAGTTGCAGAACAGGATGAAGAGACTAATCATTTTTACAAAGGATTTCTTTCTGATCTTCGCCATTTGCTTACGTTTTCGGAGGTTTCCTTCGAGAAACTCGGTATTGTTCAGCGTCGTCCTAATTTTGATGCTGAGTTTGCCGAGAAGGAGTTGTATCATGTATATCATCGCTGTGTAAACAGTTTCTTTTACCCTAAAAATGAAAGCTATTCCGAGGATGGCCGCTATGCATACACTGGCCAGGACGCAATACGGTTTCGTAAGAAGCCCATTCGTCCGGCAAGAGACGTCATCATGGATATTACGAAAATTTATGAAGAACTCCGGGATGATCTCAACTACTATGAAAGTGATTATCTCACCGAACGCCGAATGCAGGCAGAAAGAAAGCACGCTTAA
- a CDS encoding DUF1540 domain-containing protein encodes MANEAKPYVKCSVSNCSYWGEQNVCRAEMIMIEIDRHANVHLGDEFADEDFVNNHQDTAGTSSGTCCLTFKPKKA; translated from the coding sequence ATGGCCAATGAAGCCAAACCATATGTCAAATGCAGTGTGAGCAATTGCAGCTATTGGGGCGAACAAAATGTGTGCCGTGCCGAAATGATCATGATTGAGATTGATCGTCATGCTAACGTGCATCTGGGTGATGAGTTTGCCGATGAGGACTTTGTCAACAATCATCAAGATACTGCCGGCACTTCTTCTGGAACTTGCTGTTTGACGTTTAAACCGAAAAAAGCATAA
- a CDS encoding S8 family peptidase gives MNSRRLWSLLGTAAILGLFVVFLLIPDPNLPEQASGIQNKPLPSKEEKRFKLTAIEGDLNTTDRLSRMDAKQHLQAMLKQEKPHNPQQIKQFVQKHQRTHNHCENFVWYDLKNRKKTEVNGKTRNWSTKDKRQLEQHLRQAEQNLQRGKGYESPKFTMAGEPFCIIAEPSTDHKYGAAALINMKVLMHVSDHQKKNLRLIPYPKEGKFRVESVHTDTLRDITVKTGHDNEKASHFYENEIVIRFQQEPTDLELKQIAKEISGGTHRKLGYAYIFRSDRLDYKALHTYFTEKWSPKYAEPHYVYLTNDKTPDDPTLEKANIPNDLLFSQYQWNLPAIETNRGWNLSKGSKDVIIAVVDTGADLNHTDLNGQFVSGYNVVNPEKKPTDDVGHGTHVAGIIGALVNNGEGVAGMSWYNKIMPVKALDASGSGTTYAVAEGIIWATDHGAKVINMSLGNYADSQFLHDAIKYAYDRDVLLVAASGNDNTERPGYPAAYPEVLAVGATNQDMSRAEYSNYGDYIDVTAPGTNIASTYPGNQYAALSGTSMASPHVAAMAGLIRSMNPDLTNREVMDLMISQAIDLGDKGKDKYYGNGQVDVFRSLQAAGNQSMPLQLWPQHVLQRLQEELHRLSSNDNK, from the coding sequence ATGAATTCACGCCGCCTATGGAGTTTATTGGGGACTGCTGCGATCCTGGGTCTGTTCGTCGTCTTTTTGCTGATACCTGACCCTAATCTCCCGGAGCAAGCTTCTGGAATCCAAAACAAGCCGTTACCATCCAAGGAAGAGAAACGGTTTAAATTAACAGCTATAGAGGGTGACCTTAATACTACCGATCGTTTAAGCCGAATGGATGCAAAGCAGCACCTGCAGGCTATGTTAAAGCAGGAGAAGCCGCATAATCCGCAGCAAATAAAGCAATTTGTACAGAAGCATCAGCGTACACACAACCATTGTGAAAATTTTGTATGGTATGACCTGAAAAACCGAAAGAAAACCGAAGTGAACGGTAAGACCCGAAACTGGAGTACCAAAGACAAACGCCAATTGGAGCAGCATCTACGACAAGCCGAGCAAAATCTTCAACGTGGAAAAGGGTATGAATCTCCAAAATTTACTATGGCGGGTGAGCCGTTCTGTATTATTGCAGAGCCTTCAACCGATCATAAATACGGTGCCGCCGCTCTAATCAACATGAAAGTGCTGATGCATGTATCAGACCATCAAAAGAAAAATTTGCGTTTGATTCCTTATCCAAAAGAAGGAAAGTTTAGAGTTGAGTCCGTTCACACGGATACACTCCGGGATATTACGGTCAAGACCGGGCATGACAACGAAAAAGCGAGTCATTTCTACGAGAATGAAATTGTAATCCGATTCCAGCAAGAACCAACGGATCTGGAACTGAAACAAATCGCCAAGGAGATATCAGGCGGTACTCACCGTAAACTTGGCTATGCCTATATTTTTCGATCCGATCGACTGGATTACAAAGCTCTTCACACTTATTTCACTGAAAAATGGAGCCCTAAATACGCGGAGCCACATTACGTATATTTAACGAACGACAAAACTCCTGATGACCCGACACTCGAAAAGGCTAATATTCCTAACGACTTACTCTTTTCCCAGTATCAATGGAACCTCCCTGCTATCGAAACAAATCGGGGCTGGAACTTGTCCAAAGGAAGTAAGGACGTCATTATTGCCGTGGTTGATACGGGTGCAGACCTTAACCATACGGATTTAAACGGTCAATTCGTATCAGGCTATAACGTTGTAAATCCAGAGAAGAAGCCTACCGATGATGTGGGGCACGGCACACATGTAGCCGGTATTATCGGTGCTCTGGTAAATAACGGAGAAGGTGTTGCTGGTATGAGCTGGTATAACAAAATCATGCCTGTAAAGGCGCTGGACGCCAGCGGATCAGGCACAACCTACGCTGTTGCTGAAGGTATTATATGGGCAACAGATCACGGCGCCAAAGTAATTAACATGAGCCTCGGTAATTATGCCGATTCACAATTTCTACATGATGCGATTAAATATGCCTATGACCGTGACGTTCTGCTTGTAGCCGCTTCGGGAAATGACAATACGGAACGTCCAGGTTACCCGGCAGCTTACCCTGAAGTGCTTGCAGTTGGAGCCACCAATCAGGATATGAGCCGTGCCGAGTATTCGAACTATGGGGATTATATCGACGTCACTGCGCCTGGTACAAATATTGCCAGCACCTATCCTGGCAATCAGTACGCAGCTTTATCCGGTACATCTATGGCAAGTCCGCATGTGGCTGCGATGGCGGGACTCATCCGTTCCATGAATCCTGATCTGACCAATAGGGAAGTGATGGATCTCATGATTTCTCAAGCCATTGATCTTGGTGATAAAGGAAAGGACAAGTACTACGGTAACGGCCAAGTTGATGTTTTCCGATCACTGCAGGCTGCTGGCAATCAGAGTATGCCTTTACAGCTGTGGCCGCAACATGTCCTCCAGAGGCTGCAAGAAGAGCTTCACAGGTTGAGTTCAAACGATAACAAGTAA